The nucleotide window AAGATTGCTGAGAATATCATTCAAGATGGCTTCCATATTCGACTTATCGGACTTGCCAAAGATGACATTCTGAATTTTGTGTACCCTCTGGAAGGTAATGAGCAGATTCTCGGTATTAATTATCGTGATCACCCAAACCAATGGGAGTCTGTTGAGATAGCCCGTGATCTTGGCAACACCTTTATCGCTGGTCCCTTTGAACTGTTTCAAGGTGGGCAAGCGCTCATTACGCGAACTCCGATCTTTCGAGACCCGCCTTTTAATAAAGATTACTGGGGTGTATCCAGTGCCGTTATCGGTTTAGATGAGCTGTTTCAAGATGTCGGAATAGGCAAGATTGAGAATAAATATGAGCTTGCTATTCGCGGTGCAAACAGTTCAGGTAAAGATGGTGCTGTCTTTTATGGCACTCAGGATGTGTTCGATAAAGCGTTTGCCACTGAACAGGTGAGTTTCCCACACGGTGGTTGGTATCTTGCACTCGCAGGTAACGAACATGTATTGATGGATGAGCCTTGGTATCGAATCCAAGCGGTAAGACTGGTGGGCTACTCCATAATGTTGGTGCTGGCGTTTGCCTTCTTTACTATTTATCGCCTGTACCGAATTGCCGATAGCCGCTCGATGCATGATGAGCTAACGATGCTACCGAATCGTCGATACTTCATGTATAGCCTTAAGCAGGCATTCAAGGTCACTCAAAAGCAGAGATCAAGAACCTTTGCGGTTGTAAATATCGACCTCGATGGGTTTAAAGCAATCAACGACACTTATGGTCATGCAGCTGGTGATCAGGTACTGATCGAGTGTGCTAACCGCATTAGAAGTGAGCTGCGTGTTTCAGATATCGTCGCAAGGATTGGCGGTGATGAGTTCTTAGTCTTATTGCCACGCATTATCGATGATCAACACGTATCGTCGATCGTGACTAAACTACGAAAGGCGATATGCTCGGCACCGGTTGTATACGAGGCGCACTCAATTTATCTCAGAATCAGTGTTGGTTGGGTTATTCACAATAACAACTACAATGATGTTGATGCGCTC belongs to Vibrio cyclitrophicus and includes:
- a CDS encoding sensor domain-containing diguanylate cyclase, which encodes MPSGSSKQWSAKVVSFLFFLTIVSAIEFFHAKQLTFLKNESYSEAKKQLSIIRSRIEAAIVSDMYILNNFSTLVTMNPDGEVKNWDKIAENIIQDGFHIRLIGLAKDDILNFVYPLEGNEQILGINYRDHPNQWESVEIARDLGNTFIAGPFELFQGGQALITRTPIFRDPPFNKDYWGVSSAVIGLDELFQDVGIGKIENKYELAIRGANSSGKDGAVFYGTQDVFDKAFATEQVSFPHGGWYLALAGNEHVLMDEPWYRIQAVRLVGYSIMLVLAFAFFTIYRLYRIADSRSMHDELTMLPNRRYFMYSLKQAFKVTQKQRSRTFAVVNIDLDGFKAINDTYGHAAGDQVLIECANRIRSELRVSDIVARIGGDEFLVLLPRIIDDQHVSSIVTKLRKAICSAPVVYEAHSIYLRISVGWVIHNNNYNDVDALLKSADEKMYEQKRQVI